One region of Miscanthus floridulus cultivar M001 chromosome 19, ASM1932011v1, whole genome shotgun sequence genomic DNA includes:
- the LOC136528562 gene encoding uncharacterized protein produces MAGRPPPPPPSPTYFHVFPSLPYPSWAQRAGAGPLAADADGRAAAAVAAGVGAGAGAGAGAGAGADTGSLPTAAAAAAAAGAGAGAGSHAAAAGGAGETLEPFFFPAPPPLPPPAPLQTAGANSALAAALVAARAAAADSQARVRAAALALERERDAVDALARQIAEAEQLLVLPTSCDTAATSSGSTGHRASRTTVIWHDPADPHVAQLHYQAGGVQNIRLLVPVVLEPESPSYARWRDLVLLTLRRYALDDHVLVDASVAVQTPSWLRLDSVVLSWIIGTISLDLHDLVRYSADARRAWLALEGQFLGNAEARALRLDASFRTFVQGDLSVGDFCRRMKSMANSLGDLGWPVEDRILVLNVLRGLSDRYAHLRTWITRQRPFPSFLQVRDDLVMEELTQGVQPGSTSAPGSSSSSTALAATPPARSFAPLPSSLLGSPPPGPGGGGGAVAAAVAAEGGVGAAGATTHRLLQGATSRPQLHGVQPGPLSTTRGWGASPCGPSRLQVASLAH; encoded by the coding sequence atggctggccgccctccccctccccctccctccccaacCTACTTCCACgttttcccctcccttccctaccCGTCGTGGGCCCAGCGCGCGGGCGCCGGCCCCCTTGCCGCGGACGCGGATGGCCgggccgccgccgctgtcgctgcgggcgtgggcgcgggtgccggcgcgggcgcgggcgcgggcgcgggcgcggacaCGGGCAGCCtgcccactgccgccgccgccgccgctgctgcaggGGCGGGCGCAGGCGCAGGCAGCCACGCCGCTGCCGCTGGGGGCGCGGGGGAGACCCTGgagcctttcttcttccccgctccCCCTCCTCTGCCGCCCCCTGCCCCTCTCCAGACGGCAGGGGCCAACTCTGCTCTCGCCGCCGCTCTCGTGGCTGCACGGGCTGCTGCTGCGGACAGCCAGGCCCGGGTGCGGGCGGCCGCCCTCGCTTTGGAGCGCGAGCGCGACGCGGTTGATGCCCTGGCCCGCCAGATCGCTGAGGCGGAGCAGCTCCTCGTCCTCCCTACATCCTGCGACACCGCGGCCACCTCTTCAGGCTCGACGGGTCACCGCGCGTCTCGCACCACGGTCATCTGGCACGACCCGGCCGACCCGCACGTGGCTCAGCTCCACTACCAGGCCGGGGGTGTCCAGAACATTCGACTCCTCGTCCCGGTCGTCCTCGAGCCTGAGTCGCCCTCTTACGCCCGCTGGAGGGACCTGGTTCTCCTCACCCTCCGCCGCTACGCCCTTGACGACCACGTCCTAGTCGACGCCTCGGTCGCGGTCCAGACCCCATCGTGGCTACGCCTTGACAGCGTCGTCCTCTCCTGGATCATCGGGACGATCTCCCTGGACCTCCACGACCTCGTCCGCTACTCTGCTGACGCTCGCCGGGCTTGGCTTGCGCTCGAGGGCCAGTTTCTGGGCAATGCCGAAGCCCGGGCCCTGCGTCTCGATGCGAGCTTCCGCACCTTTGTTCAGGGTGACCTCTCCGTTGGTGATTTCTGCCGGCGCATGAAGAGCATGGCGAACTCCCTCGGCGACCTTGGCTGGCCCGTGGAGGACCGTATTCTGGTCCTCAATGTCCTCCGCGGGCTCAGTGACCGCTACGCCCACCTCCGGACGTGGATCACCCGGCAGAGGCCCTTTCCCTCCTTCCTGCAGGTCCGTGACGACCTTGTCATGGAGGAGCTCACTCAGGGCGTCCAGCCAGGGTCCACCTCTGCGCCAGGGTCCTCGTCTTCCTCGACTGCCCTGGCCGCTACTCCTCCGGCGCGTTCGTTCGCTCCACTGCCGTCGTCGCTTCTTGGTTCTCCTCCCCCCGGGCCGGGCGGGGGTGGGGGGGCCGtggcggccgccgtcgccgcggagGGGGGCGTGGGGGCCGCGGGGGCCACCACACACCGGCTCCTCCAGGGAGCCACCAGTCGCCCGCAACTCCACGGGGTGCAGCCTGGCCCTCTTTCCACAACCCGTGGTTGGGGCGCATCTCCATGTGGCCCTTCCCGGCTCCAGGTGGCGAGCCTCGCCCACTAG
- the LOC136528666 gene encoding uncharacterized protein: MLLFLFEHEERKLYGVFEATSDGALNILPDACASLCKLRPAQVLFRRVWFCKPLTEAEFSDAIKGYCLQPQRSFFGISYQQVLNLVDLFSSRMIRLQPYQKPKSKVLWDYKISLARTRREFRLYTHSNGFSRLPSMFCNNRISLPHIPFMHAKHNGQHPAHKHESPLHPCPKPVVFKSPDIIEKNKPDDADYIPLELDDCNSDSDGNQSALMGTVSFHSTMESNISCEDQVPKPFNGKHTKDDRCCLPVLNQRFVSESETGQNNVTLHIMKGSESELEAKGCKQKGTIQLELSDVLPLTRACSLAKMVSFSFGGNGISITSDKSSCIPTLAGIQQNREAVLKERKEHISFLARGIQSERDASAKRSKLTRPSFAERYRNQHAQWRSRNSSSQVTRSGMHTSF; the protein is encoded by the exons ATGCTTCTCTTTCTGTTTGAGCATGAGGAGAGAAAACTCTATGGAGTGTTTGAGGCAACTTCAGATGGAGCACTGAACATTCTTCCTGATGCATGTGCTTCATTGTGCAAGCTTCGACCAGCTCAG GTTCTTTTCAGAAGAGTTTGGTTTTGTAAGCCCCTAACTGAAGCTGAATTTTCTGATGCCATTAAAGGATATTGTCTCCAGCCTCAAAGGTCCTTCTTTGGTATATCATACCAACAG GTTCTGAATCTTGTGGACTTATTTTCTTCAAGAATGATCAGGCTTCAACCCTACCAAAAACCAAAATCAAAAGTTTTATGGGACTACAAAATCTCTCTGGCTCGTACTCGTCGAGAATTCAGGTTATACACTCATAGCAATGGTTTTAGTCGTCTGCCTTCTATGTTCTGCAACAATAGAATCTCTTTACCACACATTCCATTCATGCATGCCAAACATAATGGTCAGCATCCTGCTCATAAACATGAGTCCCCTCTACACCCTTGCCCTAAGCCTGTGGTCTTCAAGTCACCAGATATCATAGAAAAAAACAAGCCAGACGATGCTGATTATATACCGCTTGAGCTAGATGATTGCAACTCTGACAGTGATGGAAATCAGTCAGCTTTGATGGGGACTGTAAGCTTTCATTCAACAATGGAGAGTAACATCAGCTGTGAAGATCAAGTTCCCAAACCATTTAATGGAAAACACACTAAGGATGATAGGTGTTGTTTACCTGTGTTGAACCAAAGGTTCGTTTCTGAAAGTGAAACTGGTCAGAACAATGTAACTCTGCACATTATGAAAGGGAGCGAATCAGAGTTGGAGGCCAAGGGGTGCAAACAAAAGGGAACCATTCAACTTGAACTCTCAGATGTCTTACCCCTAACGAGAGCTTGCAGTTTGGCAAAAATGGTATCATTTAGCTTTGGTGGCAACGGGATTTCTATTACTTCTGATAAATCATCATGCATCCCTACACTTGCTGGAATACAACAGAACAGAGAAGCAGTTTTGAAAGAAAGGAAGGAACACATTAGCTTTTTGGCCCGAGGTATTCAGAGTGAGAGAGATGCTTCAGCAAAGAGGAGTAAGCTAACGAGACCTTCATTTGCAGAACGATATAGGAATCAGCATGCCCAGTGGCGCTCTAGAAATAGCAGTTCACAGGTGACTCGATCAGGCATGCACACTTCTTTCTGA
- the LOC136525162 gene encoding L10-interacting MYB domain-containing protein-like, whose amino-acid sequence MLEIVWNVENLRILCGLMAEQVEKGNQPNTFLNSVGYAEVEKGFKDRTGIVLTKNQIKNKWDKLKEDFKAWKKLTMGQTGIGWNNGTINMDDEWWNKAKASIPGCGKFKKQPLQNEEELAICFQGIVNVGSDHWNPCGNTPTVAVDDVVRVDDEVAGLGATQEEDLDEITPSPSSGKRPARPFHVTGKKPKTANAILIQEACTSMASSASAYAAKKEGKFTIEEVMKAVIECGAAYGSDEHYIATSLFVKREQREMFMTLPTNEIKKNWLTRKYNDRLAK is encoded by the exons ATGCTGGAAATTGTTTGGAACGTAGAGAACCTTCGGATCCTTTGTGGTTTGATGGCTGAGCAAGTCGAGAAAGGAAACCAACCAAATACTTTCTTGAATTCAGTGGGCTATGCTGAGGTTGAGAAAGGATTCAAAGATCGGACGGGTATTGTATTGACCAAGAACCAAATCAAGAACAAGTGGGACAAACTGAAGGAAGATTTCAAGGCATGGAAAAAGTTAACAATGGGGCAAACAGGAATTGGTTGGAATAATGGCACTATTAATATGGATGATGAATGGTGGAACAAAGCTAAAGCT TCTATTCCAGGCTGTGGGAAATTTAAGAAGCAGCCACTTCAAAATGAAGAAGAGTTAGCAATTTGTTTCCAAGGCATTGTGAATGTTGGTTCTGATCATTGGAACCCTTGTGGTAACACTCCTACAGTGGCTGTGGATGATGTTGTTCGTGTGGATGATGAAGTTGCTGGACTAGGTGCGACACAAGAAGAGGATTTAGATGAGATTACCCCTTCCCCTAGTAGTGGCAAGAGACCGGCAAGGCCTTTCCATGTTACAGGCAAGAAGCCTAAGACAGCCAATGCAATCCTCATTCAAGAAGCATGCACTAGTATGGCTAGTTCAGCAAGTGCATATGCTGCCAAGAAAGAAGGAAAATTCACTATTGAAGAAGTGATGAAGGCAGTAATTGAATGTGGTGCTGCGTATGGATCCGATGAACACTACATTGCCACTTCATTGTTTGTCAAGAGGGAGCAAAGGGAGATGTTCATGACCTTACCTACTAATGAAATTAAGAAGAATTGGCTCACTAGAAAATATAATGACAGGCTTGCAAAGTAG